One part of the Paraburkholderia flagellata genome encodes these proteins:
- the rpsM gene encoding 30S ribosomal protein S13: MARIAGVNIPNHQHTEIGLTAIFGVGRTRSRNICVAAGVPFNKKVKDLNDADLEKLREEVGKFVVEGDLRREVTMNIKRLMDLGCYRGVRHRKGLPLRGQRTRTNARTRKGPRRAAQSLKK, encoded by the coding sequence ATGGCTCGTATTGCAGGGGTTAACATCCCGAACCACCAGCACACTGAAATCGGCCTGACGGCAATTTTCGGTGTTGGCCGCACGCGTTCGCGCAACATCTGCGTGGCCGCCGGTGTGCCGTTCAACAAGAAGGTCAAGGACCTGAACGACGCGGATCTGGAAAAGCTGCGTGAGGAAGTGGGCAAGTTTGTCGTCGAAGGCGATCTCCGCCGTGAAGTGACGATGAACATCAAGCGCCTGATGGACCTCGGCTGCTACCGCGGCGTGCGCCATCGCAAGGGCCTGCCCCTGCGTGGCCAGCGTACGCGTACCAACGCACGTACGCGTAAGGGTCCGCGCCGCGCAGCACAGTCGCTGAAGAAGTAA
- the rplP gene encoding 50S ribosomal protein L16 has translation MLQPKRRKYRKEQKGRNTGVATRGNAVSFGEYGLKAIGRGRLTARQIEAARRAMTRHIKRGGRIWIRIFPDKPISQKPAEVRMGNGKGNPEYYVAEIQPGKMLYEMDGVSEELAREAFRLAAAKLPLKTVFMVRQLGA, from the coding sequence ATGCTGCAACCGAAACGCAGGAAGTATCGCAAAGAGCAGAAGGGTCGTAACACCGGCGTCGCAACTCGCGGCAACGCAGTTTCGTTCGGTGAATACGGTCTGAAGGCTATCGGTCGTGGTCGCCTGACCGCGCGTCAGATTGAAGCAGCGCGTCGTGCAATGACGCGTCACATCAAGCGTGGCGGCCGCATCTGGATCCGTATCTTCCCGGACAAGCCGATCTCGCAAAAGCCGGCGGAAGTGCGTATGGGTAACGGTAAGGGTAACCCTGAGTACTACGTCGCCGAGATTCAGCCGGGCAAGATGCTGTATGAAATGGATGGTGTGTCCGAAGAACTGGCCCGTGAAGCCTTCCGTCTGGCTGCAGCCAAGCTGCCGCTGAAGACGGTCTTCATGGTTCGCCAGCTCGGCGCCTAA
- the rplN gene encoding 50S ribosomal protein L14 produces MIQTETRLEVADNTGAREVLCIKVLGGSKRRYASIGDIIKVSVKEATPRGRVKKGEIYNAVVVRTAKGVRRQDGSLIKFDGNAAVLLNTKLEPIGTRIFGPVTRELRSERFMKIVSLAPEVL; encoded by the coding sequence ATGATCCAGACCGAAACTCGGCTTGAAGTAGCCGACAACACGGGTGCACGTGAAGTTCTGTGCATCAAGGTGCTCGGCGGCTCGAAGCGTCGTTATGCCAGCATTGGCGACATCATCAAGGTGAGCGTCAAGGAAGCAACGCCGCGCGGGCGCGTGAAAAAGGGCGAAATCTACAACGCTGTTGTGGTTCGCACTGCGAAGGGCGTGCGCCGTCAAGACGGCTCGCTGATCAAGTTCGATGGCAACGCCGCCGTGCTTTTGAATACCAAGCTTGAGCCGATCGGCACCCGCATTTTCGGGCCGGTTACGCGTGAGCTGCGTAGCGAACGATTCATGAAGATCGTTTCGCTGGCGCCGGAAGTGCTGTAA
- the secY gene encoding preprotein translocase subunit SecY — MANSPSLAKAGRSAPKFGDLRRRAVFLLLALVVYRIGAHIPVPGIDPDQLAKLFQSQSGGILGMFNMFSGGALSRFTIFALGVMPYISASIILQLMAIVSPQLEALKKEGQAGQRKITQYTRIFTVVLATFQAFGIAVALENQPGLVIDPGMVFRLTTVVTLVTGTMFLMWLGEQITERGLGNGISIIIFGGIAAGFPNALGGLFELVRTGSMSIISAIIVVVLIAAVTYLVVFIERGQRKILVNYAKRQVGNKIYGGQSSHLPLKLNMSGVIPPIFASSIILFPATILNWFSSGSRTGWFADTLHNVAEALKPGQPVYVLLYALAIVFFCFFYTALVFNSRETADNLKKSGAFVPGIRPGDQTARYIDRILTRLTLAGAIYIVFVCLLPEFLVLRWNVPFYFGGTSLLIIVVVTMDFMAQVQSYVMSQQYESLLKKANFKGGGVPMR, encoded by the coding sequence TTGGCTAACAGCCCGAGTCTCGCAAAAGCCGGTCGCAGCGCTCCGAAGTTCGGCGACCTGCGCCGGCGTGCAGTGTTCCTGCTGCTGGCGTTGGTCGTTTATCGTATCGGTGCGCATATTCCGGTTCCGGGTATCGATCCGGACCAGCTGGCCAAGCTCTTTCAGAGCCAGTCGGGCGGCATCCTTGGCATGTTCAACATGTTCTCGGGTGGCGCGCTGTCGCGGTTCACGATCTTCGCGCTGGGTGTGATGCCGTATATTTCGGCGTCGATCATCCTGCAGCTGATGGCGATTGTTTCGCCGCAGCTGGAAGCGCTGAAGAAAGAAGGGCAGGCTGGACAACGCAAGATCACGCAGTACACGCGGATCTTCACGGTGGTGCTGGCGACGTTTCAGGCGTTCGGCATCGCGGTCGCGCTGGAAAACCAGCCTGGCCTCGTGATCGATCCGGGCATGGTGTTCCGCTTGACGACGGTCGTGACGCTCGTAACGGGCACGATGTTCCTGATGTGGCTTGGTGAGCAGATCACGGAACGCGGGCTTGGCAACGGTATCTCGATCATCATCTTCGGCGGGATCGCGGCAGGCTTCCCGAATGCGCTCGGTGGGCTTTTCGAACTGGTTCGCACCGGCTCGATGAGCATCATCTCGGCGATCATCGTGGTCGTTCTGATCGCAGCCGTGACGTACCTGGTGGTGTTCATCGAACGCGGCCAGCGCAAGATCCTCGTGAACTATGCGAAGCGTCAGGTCGGTAACAAGATTTACGGCGGGCAGTCGTCCCACCTGCCGCTCAAGTTGAACATGTCGGGTGTGATTCCGCCGATCTTCGCGTCGTCGATCATCCTGTTCCCGGCAACTATCCTGAACTGGTTCAGTTCGGGTTCGCGGACCGGCTGGTTTGCGGACACGCTGCACAATGTGGCCGAAGCCCTCAAGCCTGGCCAACCCGTGTACGTGTTGCTGTACGCGTTGGCGATCGTCTTCTTCTGCTTCTTCTACACCGCACTGGTGTTCAACAGCAGGGAAACGGCCGACAACCTGAAAAAGAGTGGCGCGTTCGTACCTGGCATCCGCCCGGGCGATCAGACGGCACGCTATATCGACCGCATCCTCACGCGTCTGACGCTGGCCGGTGCGATCTATATCGTGTTCGTTTGCCTGCTGCCGGAGTTTCTGGTGCTGCGCTGGAATGTGCCGTTTTATTTTGGTGGAACGTCGCTGCTGATCATTGTCGTCGTCACAATGGACTTCATGGCGCAGGTGCAGTCGTACGTGATGTCGCAACAATATGAATCGCTGCTCAAGAAGGCCAACTTCAAGGGCGGCGGCGTCCCGATGCGTTAA
- the rpmC gene encoding 50S ribosomal protein L29, with protein sequence MKASELLQKDKAALDKELSDLLKAQFGLRMQLATQQLTNTSQLKKVRRDIARVRTVLTQKANQK encoded by the coding sequence ATGAAGGCATCTGAACTTCTTCAGAAAGACAAGGCCGCGCTCGACAAAGAGCTGTCGGACCTCTTGAAGGCGCAATTCGGCCTGCGCATGCAACTCGCGACCCAGCAGCTCACGAACACGAGCCAGCTGAAGAAGGTTCGTCGCGATATCGCACGCGTGCGGACCGTCCTGACTCAGAAGGCGAACCAGAAATGA
- the infA gene encoding translation initiation factor IF-1, with protein MAKDDVIQMQGEVIENLPNATFRVKLENGHVVLGHISGKMRMHYIRILPGDKVTVELTPYDLSRARIVFRAK; from the coding sequence ATGGCCAAAGACGATGTAATCCAGATGCAAGGCGAGGTGATCGAAAACCTCCCCAACGCAACCTTCCGGGTGAAGCTGGAAAACGGCCATGTCGTTCTGGGACATATTTCCGGAAAGATGCGGATGCACTACATCCGCATTCTCCCGGGCGACAAGGTGACGGTTGAGTTGACGCCTTACGATCTGTCGCGTGCGCGGATCGTGTTCCGGGCGAAGTGA
- the rpsH gene encoding 30S ribosomal protein S8 — MSMSDPIADMLTRIRNAQMVEKVSVAMPSSKVKIAIAQVLKDEGYIDDFAVKTEGAKSELNIALKYYAGRPVIERIERVSKPGLRVYRGRNDIPQVMNGLGVAIVSTPKGVMTDRKARATGVGGEVICYVA; from the coding sequence ATGAGCATGAGTGATCCTATCGCCGATATGCTGACTCGCATCCGCAATGCGCAGATGGTCGAGAAGGTTTCGGTTGCTATGCCCTCGTCGAAAGTGAAGATTGCGATTGCGCAGGTTCTGAAGGACGAAGGTTATATCGACGACTTCGCGGTGAAAACCGAAGGTGCGAAGTCGGAATTGAACATCGCGTTGAAGTACTACGCTGGCCGTCCCGTTATCGAGCGCATCGAACGCGTCTCGAAGCCGGGTCTGCGCGTGTACCGCGGCCGCAACGACATCCCGCAAGTCATGAATGGCTTGGGTGTTGCGATCGTCTCGACGCCCAAGGGTGTGATGACGGACCGCAAGGCGCGCGCTACTGGCGTCGGCGGCGAAGTTATCTGCTACGTCGCTTAA
- the rpsE gene encoding 30S ribosomal protein S5, with protein sequence MAKMQAKVQADERDDGLREKMISVNRVTKVVKGGRILGFAALTVVGDGDGRVGMGKGKSKEVPVAVQKAMEQARRNMFKVPLKNGTLQHEVHGKHGASVVLLAPAKAGTGVIAGGPMRAVFDVMGVQNVVAKSHGSTNPYNLVRATLDGLRKQSTPADIAAKRGKSVEDILG encoded by the coding sequence ATGGCAAAGATGCAAGCGAAAGTTCAGGCTGACGAACGCGACGACGGCCTTCGCGAAAAAATGATTTCGGTCAATCGCGTGACCAAGGTCGTGAAGGGTGGCCGTATTCTCGGCTTCGCCGCACTGACCGTGGTTGGCGATGGTGATGGCCGCGTCGGTATGGGCAAGGGCAAGTCGAAGGAAGTGCCCGTTGCTGTCCAGAAGGCGATGGAACAAGCTCGCCGCAACATGTTCAAGGTGCCCCTGAAGAACGGCACCCTGCAACACGAAGTGCACGGCAAGCACGGCGCATCGGTCGTCCTCCTCGCTCCGGCGAAGGCAGGTACGGGCGTGATCGCCGGCGGCCCGATGCGCGCAGTGTTCGACGTGATGGGCGTGCAGAACGTCGTGGCCAAGAGCCACGGTTCGACGAACCCGTACAACCTCGTTCGTGCCACGCTGGACGGCCTGCGCAAGCAGTCGACCCCGGCTGACATCGCAGCGAAGCGCGGCAAGTCCGTCGAAGACATTCTGGGCTAA
- the rplR gene encoding 50S ribosomal protein L18 produces the protein MDKTQSRLRRARQTRLKIAELQVARLAVHRTNTHIYAQVFSPCGTKVLASASTLEAEVRAQLADQSGKGGNVAAASLIGKRIAEKAKAAGIESVAFDRSGFRYHGRVKALADAAREAGLKF, from the coding sequence ATGGATAAGACTCAATCTCGCCTGCGCCGCGCTCGTCAGACGCGTCTCAAGATCGCTGAGCTGCAGGTCGCGCGTCTGGCCGTGCATCGCACGAACACGCACATCTATGCGCAAGTGTTCTCGCCCTGCGGCACCAAGGTGCTGGCCAGCGCGTCGACGCTTGAAGCTGAAGTGCGTGCGCAACTGGCTGACCAGTCGGGCAAGGGCGGCAACGTCGCCGCTGCCTCGCTGATCGGCAAGCGTATTGCAGAAAAGGCTAAGGCCGCCGGCATCGAATCCGTCGCCTTTGACCGCTCGGGTTTCCGCTATCACGGCCGCGTCAAGGCGCTGGCTGATGCTGCGCGCGAAGCCGGGCTCAAGTTCTAA
- the rpsN gene encoding 30S ribosomal protein S14: MAKLALIEREKKRARLAAKFAPKRASLKAIIDDQSKSEEERYAARLELQQLPRNSNPTRKRNRCAITGRPRGTFRKFGLARNKIREIAFRGEIPGITKASW; encoded by the coding sequence GTGGCTAAACTGGCACTGATCGAACGTGAAAAGAAGCGCGCTCGTCTGGCAGCGAAATTTGCGCCCAAGCGCGCATCGCTGAAGGCGATCATCGACGACCAAAGCAAGTCGGAAGAAGAGCGCTACGCAGCTCGCCTCGAACTGCAACAACTGCCCCGCAACTCGAACCCGACCCGCAAGCGTAACCGCTGCGCGATCACGGGTCGTCCGCGTGGCACGTTCCGCAAATTCGGTCTCGCACGTAACAAGATTCGTGAAATCGCGTTCCGTGGTGAGATCCCTGGCATCACCAAGGCGAGCTGGTAA
- the rpsK gene encoding 30S ribosomal protein S11, with the protein MAKASNNSAAQRVRKKVKKNVAEGVVHVHASFNNTIITITDRQGNALAWATSGGQGFKGSRKSTPFAAQVAAESAGRVAMEYGVKNLEVRIKGPGPGRESAVRALHGLGIKITAISDVTPVPHNGCRPPKRRRI; encoded by the coding sequence ATGGCTAAGGCTTCGAACAACTCCGCGGCGCAACGCGTTCGCAAGAAGGTAAAGAAGAACGTCGCCGAGGGCGTGGTTCACGTTCACGCGTCGTTCAACAACACCATCATCACGATCACCGATCGTCAAGGCAACGCGCTTGCCTGGGCAACCTCGGGTGGTCAGGGCTTCAAGGGTTCGCGTAAGTCGACCCCCTTCGCAGCTCAGGTCGCAGCCGAGTCGGCTGGTCGCGTGGCGATGGAATACGGCGTGAAGAACCTCGAAGTGCGGATCAAGGGCCCCGGTCCTGGCCGCGAATCGGCGGTGCGCGCGCTGCATGGTCTTGGCATCAAGATCACCGCGATCTCCGACGTGACGCCGGTCCCGCACAACGGCTGCCGTCCGCCGAAGCGCCGCCGTATCTAA
- the rplO gene encoding 50S ribosomal protein L15: MELNNLKPAEGAKHAKRRVGRGIGSGLGKTAGRGHKGQKSRSGGFHKVGFEGGQMPLQRRLPKRGFTSLTKEFVGEVRLADIEKLPVDEIDLLALKQAGLVGELTRSAKIIATGEIKRKVVVKGLGATKNARAAIEAAGGSFAE; encoded by the coding sequence ATGGAATTGAATAACCTGAAGCCGGCAGAAGGCGCGAAGCACGCAAAGCGTCGCGTCGGTCGCGGCATCGGCTCTGGCCTCGGCAAGACCGCTGGCCGTGGTCACAAGGGTCAGAAATCGCGTTCGGGCGGCTTCCACAAGGTTGGCTTCGAAGGCGGTCAAATGCCGCTGCAGCGTCGTCTGCCGAAGCGTGGCTTCACCTCGCTGACGAAGGAATTCGTTGGTGAAGTGCGCCTCGCCGACATCGAGAAGCTGCCGGTCGACGAAATCGATCTGCTGGCTCTCAAGCAGGCAGGCCTCGTGGGCGAACTGACCCGCAGCGCGAAGATCATCGCTACCGGCGAGATCAAGCGCAAGGTCGTCGTGAAGGGTCTGGGTGCGACGAAGAATGCGCGTGCTGCGATTGAAGCAGCAGGCGGTTCTTTTGCCGAGTGA
- the rplE gene encoding 50S ribosomal protein L5, with translation MARLQEFYKEKVVPGLIEKFGYKSVMEVPRLTKITLNMGVGEAVADKKVLEHAVGDLTKIAGQKPVITKSRKAIAGFKIRESYPIGTMVTLRGNAMYEFLDRFVTVALPRVRDFRGVSGKAFDGRGNYNIGVKEQIIFPEIDYDKIDALRGLNISITTTAKTDEEAKALLAGFKFPFRN, from the coding sequence ATGGCACGTTTGCAAGAATTTTATAAAGAGAAGGTCGTTCCTGGCCTGATCGAGAAGTTCGGTTACAAGTCGGTCATGGAAGTGCCGCGCCTCACCAAGATCACCCTGAACATGGGTGTCGGTGAAGCCGTCGCTGACAAGAAGGTCCTTGAGCACGCCGTTGGCGACCTCACGAAGATCGCCGGCCAGAAGCCCGTCATCACGAAGTCGCGTAAGGCAATCGCTGGTTTCAAGATCCGCGAAAGCTACCCGATCGGCACGATGGTCACGCTGCGTGGCAATGCCATGTACGAATTCCTGGACCGTTTCGTGACGGTTGCGCTGCCCCGTGTGCGCGACTTCCGTGGCGTGTCGGGCAAGGCGTTCGACGGCCGTGGTAACTACAACATCGGTGTGAAAGAGCAGATCATTTTCCCCGAAATCGACTACGACAAGATCGACGCGCTGCGTGGGCTGAATATCAGCATCACGACGACCGCGAAGACCGACGAAGAAGCAAAGGCACTGCTCGCCGGCTTCAAGTTCCCGTTCAGAAACTGA
- the rpsQ gene encoding 30S ribosomal protein S17: MNESVKTSLKRTLVGKVVSNKMDKTVTVLVERRVKHPIYGKYVVQSKKYHAHDEANTYNEGDLVEIQETRPLSKTKAWTVSKLIEAARVI; the protein is encoded by the coding sequence ATGAACGAAAGCGTGAAAACCTCGCTTAAGCGGACGCTGGTCGGCAAGGTCGTCAGCAACAAGATGGACAAGACGGTCACCGTCCTGGTCGAGCGCCGCGTCAAGCACCCGATCTACGGCAAGTACGTCGTGCAGTCGAAGAAGTACCACGCTCACGACGAAGCGAACACGTACAACGAGGGTGACCTCGTTGAAATCCAGGAGACCCGTCCTCTCTCGAAGACGAAGGCCTGGACCGTGTCGAAGCTGATCGAAGCAGCACGCGTCATCTAA
- the rpsC gene encoding 30S ribosomal protein S3, producing MGQKIHPTGFRLAVSRNWASRWYANNNNFAAMLKEDIGVREYLKKKLKNASVGRVVIERPAKNARITIYSSRPGVVIGKKGEDIELLKAELQKRMGVPVHVNIEEIRKPETDAQLIADSITQQLERRIMFRRAMKRAMQNAMRLGAQGIKIMSAGRLNGIEIARTEWYREGRVPLHTLRADIDYATSEAKTTYGIIGVKVWVYKGDTLGRNDAPVVEEVAEEKRPRRNARPGDRRPRRDGEGAPGARRGAPRRGAGGDGKSGE from the coding sequence ATGGGACAGAAAATTCATCCGACTGGCTTCCGTTTGGCCGTCAGCCGCAATTGGGCTTCGCGTTGGTACGCGAACAACAACAATTTCGCGGCGATGTTGAAGGAAGACATCGGTGTTCGTGAATACCTGAAGAAGAAGCTGAAGAACGCTTCGGTGGGCCGTGTTGTGATCGAGCGTCCGGCAAAGAACGCTCGCATCACGATTTACAGCTCGCGCCCGGGTGTGGTGATCGGCAAGAAGGGCGAGGACATCGAACTCCTCAAGGCCGAACTCCAGAAGCGCATGGGCGTTCCGGTTCACGTGAACATCGAAGAAATCCGCAAGCCGGAAACCGATGCTCAACTGATCGCCGATTCGATCACGCAGCAGCTCGAGCGCCGCATCATGTTCCGTCGCGCAATGAAGCGCGCGATGCAGAACGCGATGCGTCTGGGTGCCCAGGGCATCAAGATCATGAGCGCCGGCCGTCTGAACGGTATCGAAATCGCACGTACCGAGTGGTACCGCGAAGGTCGAGTGCCGCTTCACACGCTGCGTGCTGACATCGACTACGCAACCTCGGAAGCGAAGACGACGTACGGCATCATCGGCGTGAAGGTTTGGGTCTACAAGGGCGACACGCTCGGCCGCAACGACGCACCGGTGGTGGAAGAAGTCGCCGAAGAAAAGCGTCCGCGCCGCAACGCGCGCCCGGGCGATCGTCGTCCGCGCCGTGATGGCGAAGGCGCACCGGGTGCCCGTCGTGGCGCACCGCGCCGTGGCGCCGGTGGTGACGGCAAGAGTGGAGAATAA
- the rpsS gene encoding 30S ribosomal protein S19, which produces MARSIKKGPFCDAHLLKKVEAAAATRDKKPIKTWSRRSTILPDFIGLTIAVHNGRQHVPVYVTENMVGHKLGEFALTRTFKGHAADKKAKK; this is translated from the coding sequence ATGGCACGTTCTATTAAGAAAGGTCCGTTCTGCGACGCCCATTTGCTGAAGAAGGTTGAGGCGGCTGCAGCAACGCGCGACAAGAAACCGATCAAGACCTGGTCGCGTCGTTCGACGATCCTGCCGGACTTCATCGGCCTGACGATCGCCGTTCACAACGGCCGTCAACACGTTCCCGTGTATGTCACGGAAAACATGGTCGGCCACAAGCTTGGCGAGTTCGCACTGACCCGTACGTTCAAGGGTCACGCGGCCGACAAGAAGGCCAAGAAATAA
- the rpmJ gene encoding 50S ribosomal protein L36 — MKVMASVKRICRNCKIIKRNGVVRVICSSDPRHKQRQG; from the coding sequence ATGAAAGTGATGGCATCGGTAAAGCGCATTTGCCGCAACTGCAAAATCATCAAGCGCAACGGCGTCGTTCGCGTGATCTGCAGCTCGGACCCGCGCCACAAGCAGCGCCAAGGCTGA
- the rplX gene encoding 50S ribosomal protein L24, with product MNKIRKGDEVIVVTGKDKGKRGVVLAIGAERVTVEGINIAKKHVKPNPMKGTTGGVEAKAMPVAISNVALVDANGKPSRVGIKVEGDKKVRFLKTTGAVLSA from the coding sequence ATGAACAAGATTCGCAAGGGTGACGAAGTCATCGTCGTCACTGGCAAAGACAAGGGCAAGCGCGGCGTCGTGCTGGCCATCGGCGCAGAGCGCGTCACTGTCGAAGGCATCAACATCGCGAAGAAGCATGTTAAGCCGAACCCGATGAAGGGTACGACGGGTGGCGTGGAAGCCAAGGCAATGCCGGTGGCTATCTCGAACGTCGCACTGGTCGACGCGAACGGTAAGCCGTCGCGCGTGGGCATCAAGGTCGAAGGGGACAAGAAGGTTCGTTTCCTGAAGACGACCGGTGCTGTTCTGAGCGCCTGA
- the rplV gene encoding 50S ribosomal protein L22, protein MEVKAIHRGARISAQKTRLVADQIRGLPVDKALNVLTFSPKKAAGIVKKVVLSAIANAEHNEGADIDELKIKSIYVDKAASLKRFTARAKGRGNRIEKQSCHITVTVGN, encoded by the coding sequence ATGGAAGTGAAGGCAATTCATCGCGGTGCCCGCATCTCGGCGCAGAAAACGCGCCTTGTGGCTGACCAGATCCGCGGTCTGCCGGTCGACAAGGCGCTGAACGTTCTGACGTTCTCGCCGAAGAAAGCGGCTGGCATCGTGAAAAAGGTTGTGCTCTCGGCGATCGCAAACGCGGAACACAACGAAGGTGCTGACATCGACGAGCTCAAGATCAAGAGCATCTACGTCGACAAGGCAGCTTCGCTGAAGCGTTTCACCGCGCGCGCCAAGGGCCGCGGCAACCGCATCGAGAAGCAATCCTGTCACATCACTGTGACGGTCGGGAATTAA
- the rpmD gene encoding 50S ribosomal protein L30 — translation MSEKTVKVQLVKSLIGTRETHRATVRGLGLRRLNSVSELQDTPAVRGMINKVSYLVKVIG, via the coding sequence ATGTCTGAAAAAACTGTCAAGGTTCAGCTCGTCAAGAGCCTGATTGGGACCCGCGAAACGCACCGTGCCACCGTGCGCGGTCTCGGCCTGCGCCGCCTGAACTCGGTCTCCGAGCTGCAGGACACGCCGGCTGTGCGCGGCATGATCAACAAGGTCTCGTACCTCGTTAAGGTCATCGGCTAA
- the rplF gene encoding 50S ribosomal protein L6, with protein MSRVGKSPVALQGAEATLSDEKITVKGALGTISQAANRLVKVVNDNGTLKFEPTDDSREANAMSGTMRAIVANMVQGVTKGFERKLTLVGVGYRAQAQGDKLNLSLGFSHPVVHQMPEGVKAETPSQTEIVIKGIDKQKVGQTAAEVRGYRPPEPYKGKGVRYADEVVILKETKKK; from the coding sequence ATGTCTCGAGTAGGTAAGAGCCCGGTCGCGCTGCAAGGCGCAGAAGCGACGCTCAGCGACGAGAAGATTACCGTCAAGGGCGCGCTGGGTACGATTTCGCAAGCTGCGAACCGCCTCGTCAAGGTCGTGAACGACAACGGCACGCTCAAGTTTGAGCCGACCGACGACAGCCGCGAAGCCAACGCAATGTCGGGCACGATGCGCGCGATCGTCGCGAACATGGTGCAAGGCGTGACGAAGGGTTTTGAGCGCAAGCTGACGCTGGTTGGCGTCGGTTACCGTGCTCAAGCGCAAGGCGACAAGCTGAACCTGTCGCTGGGTTTCTCGCACCCCGTGGTGCACCAGATGCCGGAAGGCGTCAAGGCTGAAACCCCGTCGCAAACGGAAATCGTGATCAAGGGGATCGACAAGCAAAAAGTCGGCCAAACCGCTGCAGAAGTGCGCGGTTATCGCCCGCCGGAGCCCTACAAGGGCAAGGGTGTGCGTTACGCCGACGAGGTTGTGATCCTCAAAGAAACGAAGAAGAAGTAA
- the rpsD gene encoding 30S ribosomal protein S4, which produces MARYIGPKAKLSRREGTDLFLKSARRSLADKCKLDSKPGQHGRTSGARTSDYGTQLREKQKVKRIYGVLERQFRRYFAEADRIKGNTGENLLQLLESRLDNVVYRMGFASTRAEARQLVSHKALTLNGVVANIPSMQVKAGDVVAIREKAKKQARIVEALSLAEQGGLAGWVSVDAKKFEGTFKSMPERSDIAGDINESLIVELYSR; this is translated from the coding sequence GTGGCACGTTATATCGGCCCGAAGGCCAAGCTGTCCCGCCGTGAAGGCACCGACCTCTTCCTGAAGAGCGCACGCCGCTCGCTCGCCGACAAGTGCAAGCTCGACAGCAAGCCGGGTCAGCACGGCCGCACTTCGGGCGCCCGTACGTCCGACTACGGCACGCAGCTTCGCGAAAAGCAGAAAGTGAAGCGCATCTACGGCGTGCTCGAGCGCCAGTTCCGCCGCTATTTCGCGGAAGCTGACCGTATCAAGGGCAACACCGGCGAAAACCTGCTGCAACTGCTCGAATCGCGTCTCGACAACGTCGTGTACCGCATGGGCTTCGCATCGACCCGCGCCGAAGCGCGCCAGCTCGTGAGCCACAAGGCTCTCACGCTGAACGGCGTCGTCGCGAACATCCCGTCGATGCAAGTGAAGGCTGGCGACGTCGTCGCGATTCGCGAAAAGGCGAAGAAGCAGGCGCGTATCGTCGAAGCCCTCTCGCTCGCAGAGCAAGGCGGCTTGGCGGGTTGGGTGTCGGTCGACGCGAAGAAGTTCGAAGGCACGTTCAAGAGCATGCCTGAGCGCAGCGACATCGCTGGCGACATCAACGAAAGCCTGATCGTCGAATTGTATTCGCGGTAA